In Corynebacterium guangdongense, one DNA window encodes the following:
- a CDS encoding UDP-N-acetylmuramoyl-tripeptide--D-alanyl-D-alanine ligase, with product MIDYTLAQIADIVGGELTDGADPAAKVTGFVEFDSRKVTAGGLFVALPGERVDGHDFAAGAIDRGAAAVLAAHPVGVPAIVVTPADNTPQAASEAVVTAMSDLAAAVAKQLTEEHGLTIVGITGSAGKTSTKDLAAAVVGKAGSTVAPPGSFNNEIGHPYTVLRCDEDTDFLIAEMSARGIGHIRHLAQIARPRIGVVLNVGTAHLGEFGSRENIAQAKGELIEALPSAAEGGVAILNADDPFVLGMAPRTTARVVTISSAQPPAPTADYQATGIMLDDVARASFTLHARGQDPVKVRLQVFGAHQVSNALAAAAVGVESGMSAAQVAEALNNHYAASAHRMDVNTRPDGVTVINDSYNANPESMRAGVAALAYTASSRPGVRSIAVLGEMGELGEDGRAEHVTLGEELARFNVGYLVTVGASPNCRAMTEEAARRGITTTVAENNDEATAAVEAILASPNTDQETYVGGTAGGGDVVLVKASNSARLWEVAEKLLGRGSR from the coding sequence ATGATCGACTACACACTGGCCCAGATCGCCGACATCGTCGGCGGTGAGCTCACCGACGGCGCCGACCCGGCCGCCAAGGTCACCGGCTTCGTCGAGTTCGATTCCCGCAAGGTCACCGCCGGCGGGCTTTTCGTCGCCCTGCCCGGCGAACGCGTCGACGGGCACGACTTCGCAGCCGGCGCCATCGACCGGGGCGCGGCGGCGGTGCTGGCCGCGCACCCGGTGGGTGTACCGGCCATCGTCGTCACGCCCGCCGACAACACCCCACAGGCGGCGTCGGAGGCCGTGGTGACGGCGATGAGTGACCTTGCGGCGGCCGTCGCCAAGCAGCTGACCGAGGAACACGGACTGACGATCGTCGGGATCACCGGCTCGGCCGGCAAGACCTCCACCAAGGACCTGGCGGCGGCGGTGGTCGGCAAGGCCGGTTCCACCGTCGCGCCCCCGGGTTCCTTCAACAATGAAATCGGGCACCCGTACACCGTGCTGCGCTGCGATGAAGACACCGACTTCCTCATCGCCGAGATGAGCGCCCGCGGCATCGGGCACATCCGCCACCTGGCCCAGATCGCCCGCCCGCGCATCGGCGTGGTACTCAACGTCGGCACCGCCCACCTGGGTGAGTTCGGCTCCCGGGAGAACATCGCCCAGGCCAAGGGCGAGCTCATCGAGGCACTGCCGAGCGCCGCCGAGGGGGGCGTCGCAATCCTCAACGCCGATGATCCTTTCGTCCTGGGCATGGCTCCGCGCACCACGGCCCGCGTCGTGACGATCTCCTCGGCCCAGCCGCCGGCGCCGACCGCCGACTACCAGGCGACCGGCATCATGCTCGACGACGTCGCCCGGGCCTCCTTCACCCTCCACGCCCGGGGCCAGGACCCGGTCAAGGTGCGACTGCAGGTCTTCGGCGCCCACCAGGTCTCCAACGCGCTGGCCGCCGCCGCCGTGGGCGTCGAGTCCGGCATGAGCGCGGCCCAGGTCGCCGAAGCGCTCAACAACCACTACGCCGCCAGCGCCCACCGCATGGACGTCAACACCCGTCCCGACGGCGTCACCGTCATCAACGACTCCTACAACGCCAACCCCGAGTCGATGCGCGCCGGCGTCGCGGCGCTGGCCTACACCGCCTCCTCCCGGCCGGGCGTGCGCTCCATCGCCGTGCTCGGCGAGATGGGCGAGCTCGGCGAGGACGGACGCGCGGAACACGTCACACTCGGTGAGGAGCTGGCACGCTTCAACGTGGGTTATCTTGTCACCGTCGGCGCCTCGCCGAACTGCCGGGCCATGACCGAGGAGGCGGCCCGCCGGGGTATAACTACAACGGTCGCCGAGAACAACGACGAGGCGACCGCGGCCGTCGAAGCCATTCTCGCCAGCCCCAACACCGACCAGGAGACCTACGTCGGGGGAACGGCCGGGGGCGGCGACGTCGTCCTGGTCAAGGCGTCCAACTCGGCGCGGCTGTGGGAGGTCGCCGAGAAGCTTCTCGGCCGCGGCTCCCGCTGA
- a CDS encoding UDP-N-acetylmuramoyl-L-alanyl-D-glutamate--2,6-diaminopimelate ligase, with protein MAVTGTENHSAPTLGELARLADARVVGESASALATAVTEIGLDSQTLPAGALFAALPGTRVHGASYAFDSPAGAILTDEDGLAIITRTDERRPVLVVQDVRAVLGRLSAEIYGHPTRELTVLGVTGTSGKTTTTYLLETGLMHAGLRTGIIGTTGTRINGRVVETKLTTPEAPTLQKLFATMRAEGVTHVVMEVSSHALELGRVAGVEFDVAGFTNLSQDHLDFHPTMEEYFEAKARFFRPDSGLAATRAVVCVDDEWGEKMAGLAGEDVVRVGTRGQAGLDYSATRTAQDATGAQDLAIAHDGETIAVHLPLPGSFNIANTALAVAMAATAGVDVGKFAEGLAGVAVPGRMERIDEGQSFMAVVDYAHKPAAVAAVLDTLRAQTAGRVGIVVGAGGDRDSSKRPLMGQEAARRADLVIVTDDNPRSEEPAPIRAAIVAGAQGVGSGAEIREIGPRARAIDALVEWARAGDAVIVTGKGHEVGQIVGSEVLHFDDREEVRRALAERAAKENQ; from the coding sequence ATGGCAGTCACCGGCACCGAGAACCACTCCGCACCGACCCTGGGCGAGCTGGCCAGGCTTGCCGACGCCCGCGTCGTCGGCGAGTCCGCCTCCGCGCTGGCCACCGCCGTCACCGAGATCGGCCTCGACTCCCAGACCCTTCCCGCCGGCGCGCTGTTCGCGGCGCTGCCCGGCACCCGGGTACACGGCGCCTCCTACGCCTTCGATTCCCCGGCCGGGGCGATTCTCACGGACGAGGACGGGCTCGCCATCATCACCCGGACGGACGAGCGACGCCCGGTGCTGGTCGTCCAGGACGTCCGCGCCGTCCTCGGGCGGCTCTCGGCCGAGATCTACGGGCACCCGACCCGAGAACTCACGGTGCTCGGCGTGACCGGCACCTCGGGCAAGACCACGACGACCTACCTCCTGGAGACCGGGCTCATGCACGCCGGGCTCCGGACCGGCATCATCGGCACGACCGGAACCCGCATCAACGGCCGCGTCGTGGAGACGAAGCTGACCACCCCGGAGGCTCCGACGCTGCAGAAGCTTTTCGCCACCATGCGCGCCGAGGGCGTGACCCACGTGGTCATGGAGGTCTCCTCCCACGCCCTGGAGCTGGGCCGGGTCGCCGGGGTCGAGTTCGACGTGGCCGGCTTCACCAACCTCAGCCAGGACCACCTGGACTTCCACCCGACGATGGAGGAGTACTTCGAGGCCAAGGCCCGCTTCTTCCGCCCTGATTCAGGGCTGGCCGCGACCCGGGCCGTCGTCTGCGTCGACGACGAGTGGGGCGAGAAGATGGCGGGGCTGGCCGGCGAGGACGTCGTCCGGGTGGGCACCAGGGGACAGGCGGGCCTGGACTACTCGGCCACCCGCACCGCCCAGGACGCGACCGGCGCCCAGGACCTGGCCATCGCCCATGACGGGGAGACCATCGCCGTCCACCTGCCGCTGCCGGGCAGCTTCAACATCGCGAACACGGCGCTGGCCGTGGCCATGGCCGCCACCGCCGGCGTGGACGTCGGCAAGTTCGCCGAGGGACTGGCCGGGGTGGCCGTGCCGGGGCGCATGGAACGCATCGACGAGGGCCAGAGCTTCATGGCCGTGGTCGACTACGCCCACAAGCCGGCCGCCGTCGCCGCAGTCCTGGATACGCTGCGCGCCCAGACCGCGGGCCGCGTCGGCATCGTCGTCGGCGCCGGCGGCGACCGCGACTCATCCAAGCGCCCGCTCATGGGGCAGGAGGCCGCCCGGCGCGCCGACCTGGTGATCGTCACCGACGACAATCCTCGCTCCGAGGAGCCGGCGCCCATCCGTGCGGCTATCGTCGCCGGTGCGCAGGGCGTCGGCTCCGGCGCCGAGATCCGGGAGATCGGCCCGCGCGCCCGCGCCATCGACGCGCTGGTCGAGTGGGCACGGGCCGGTGACGCGGTCATCGTCACCGGCAAGGGGCACGAGGTCGGCCAGATCGTCGGCTCCGAGGTCCTGCACTTCGACGACCGGGAAGAAGTCCGACGCGCACTCGCCGAGCGCGCTGCAAAGGAGAACCAGTAA
- a CDS encoding peptidoglycan D,D-transpeptidase FtsI family protein produces the protein MKKRLMVVVVFLVAVALIVVGRLAWVQVVWGPELAAQAQQQRARVYVEPARRGAVVDRDNQPLAYTMQARSLTVSPNILREELRQQQEMALAIDYQERATAAEAADEPAPAQLTPEQMNAELNDRVSAILEDMAENIPKMVESAGTSADDVDSEEILDKLRSDSSYQVLVRNVDPDVAVEVAQEYHGVAADHQDIRQYPNGAIAENVLGKVSMDGQGQFGFEAYGDNLLTGVNGRSTEDVAVTGQVIPGTLRDEVPAVDGSDVRLTLDLDLQTYLQQLLEQSKANSGAKSVEAVVLDVETAEILAMANTDTIDPNGDIEKQLAEGKDFENPAISHPYEPGSVAKIITAAAALNEGVTTPDAVHQVPGSIDMAGVTVKDAWDHGVVPYTTAGIFGKSSNVGTLMLAQQLGEENFNRYLEDFGLGQTTGVELPSESAGLLPALEQWSGGTFANLPIGQGMSWTTLQMASVYQAIANDGERIEPRIVSDVRGADDDESADDGPERTQVVSPEAAQATVEMFRSTMQSDPQGGNQSGTAGAFGIEGYQLAGKTGTAQQVDPDTGAYSNSDYWITFAGIAPADDPRFVVAVMIDDPERGVQQGGAGGQSAAPIFQDVAAWLLARDNIPPSPPADPIILQH, from the coding sequence ATGAAGAAGCGGCTGATGGTCGTCGTCGTCTTCCTGGTGGCGGTGGCGCTGATCGTCGTCGGCCGTCTGGCCTGGGTCCAGGTCGTCTGGGGTCCTGAGCTGGCGGCGCAGGCGCAGCAGCAGCGCGCCCGTGTCTACGTCGAGCCCGCCCGCCGCGGCGCTGTCGTGGACCGCGACAACCAGCCGCTGGCCTACACCATGCAGGCACGCAGCCTGACGGTCTCGCCGAACATCCTCCGCGAGGAACTCCGCCAGCAGCAGGAGATGGCTTTGGCGATCGACTACCAGGAGAGGGCGACCGCCGCCGAGGCCGCCGATGAGCCGGCGCCGGCCCAGCTGACCCCGGAGCAGATGAACGCGGAGCTCAATGACCGCGTGTCAGCGATCCTGGAGGACATGGCTGAGAACATCCCGAAGATGGTGGAGTCCGCCGGCACCTCGGCCGATGACGTCGACTCCGAGGAGATCCTGGACAAGCTGCGCTCGGACTCCTCCTACCAGGTGCTGGTGCGCAACGTGGATCCGGACGTCGCCGTGGAGGTGGCCCAGGAGTACCACGGCGTGGCCGCCGACCACCAGGACATCCGCCAGTACCCGAACGGCGCGATCGCGGAGAACGTCTTGGGCAAGGTGTCCATGGACGGCCAGGGGCAGTTCGGTTTCGAGGCCTACGGCGACAACCTGCTGACCGGCGTCAACGGCCGTTCCACCGAGGACGTCGCGGTCACGGGTCAGGTTATCCCGGGCACCCTGCGGGACGAGGTACCGGCGGTCGACGGCTCGGACGTGCGGCTGACCCTCGACCTGGATCTGCAGACCTACCTCCAGCAGCTGCTGGAGCAGTCGAAGGCCAACTCCGGAGCGAAGTCGGTGGAGGCGGTCGTCCTCGACGTGGAGACCGCTGAGATCCTCGCGATGGCCAACACCGACACCATCGACCCGAACGGCGACATCGAGAAACAGCTCGCCGAGGGCAAGGACTTCGAGAACCCCGCCATCAGCCACCCCTACGAGCCCGGCTCCGTGGCCAAGATCATCACCGCCGCCGCGGCGCTCAACGAGGGCGTCACCACCCCGGACGCGGTCCACCAGGTTCCGGGCAGCATCGACATGGCCGGCGTGACCGTCAAGGACGCCTGGGATCACGGGGTGGTGCCGTACACCACGGCCGGCATCTTCGGTAAGTCCTCCAACGTCGGCACCCTGATGCTGGCCCAGCAGCTGGGAGAGGAGAACTTCAACCGTTACCTCGAGGACTTCGGTCTGGGCCAGACCACCGGGGTGGAACTGCCGAGTGAATCCGCCGGTCTGCTGCCCGCGCTGGAGCAGTGGTCGGGCGGCACCTTCGCCAACCTGCCGATCGGCCAGGGCATGAGCTGGACGACCCTGCAGATGGCGAGCGTGTACCAGGCGATCGCCAATGACGGCGAGCGGATCGAACCGCGCATCGTCTCCGACGTCCGCGGCGCCGATGACGACGAGTCCGCCGACGACGGCCCCGAGCGGACCCAGGTGGTCAGCCCGGAGGCGGCGCAGGCCACCGTCGAGATGTTCCGCTCCACGATGCAGTCCGACCCGCAGGGCGGCAACCAATCCGGCACCGCCGGCGCCTTCGGCATCGAGGGGTACCAGCTGGCCGGCAAGACCGGCACCGCACAGCAGGTTGACCCGGACACCGGCGCCTACTCGAACTCCGACTACTGGATCACCTTCGCCGGCATCGCCCCGGCCGATGACCCGCGCTTCGTCGTGGCCGTCATGATCGACGATCCGGAGCGGGGCGTGCAGCAGGGCGGCGCCGGCGGGCAGTCCGCGGCACCGATCTTCCAGGACGTCGCCGCCTGGCTCCTGGCCCGGGACAACATCCCGCCGTCACCGCCCGCGGACCCCATCATCCTGCAGCACTAG
- the rsmH gene encoding 16S rRNA (cytosine(1402)-N(4))-methyltransferase RsmH: MDTNEHRYDIAANHGHVPVMRDRMGDLLAPGVDKLTAATGSAVIVDGTLGAGGHTEYFLERFPSVSVIGIDRDPNALTDAFERLARFGERFAPVAARFDAVADAVGEGRGPAFDLARTHGLAGGFFDLGVSSMQLDQVERGFAYRTDAPLDMRMNPEDGLTAADILNTYSHGDLARILKKYGDERFAGKIASAVLREREKEPFTTSARLVELLYAVIPAATRRTGGHPAKRTFQALRVEVNKELEAVEKVIPAVTGLLAVGGRAVFMSYQSLEDRIVKSAFADLTASKTPPGLPMDLPGTAARFAVVTRGAEKANEREIEENPRAAPVRVRAIERVLPDDTTVEASQA, encoded by the coding sequence ATGGACACCAACGAGCATCGCTACGATATCGCCGCTAACCACGGCCATGTCCCCGTCATGCGCGATCGCATGGGAGATCTGCTGGCCCCGGGCGTCGACAAGCTCACCGCCGCGACAGGTTCGGCGGTCATCGTCGACGGCACCCTCGGCGCCGGCGGCCACACCGAGTACTTCCTGGAGCGTTTCCCCTCCGTCTCCGTCATCGGCATCGACCGCGATCCGAACGCGCTCACGGACGCCTTCGAGCGCCTCGCCCGCTTCGGTGAGCGCTTCGCTCCCGTCGCGGCCCGCTTCGACGCGGTGGCCGATGCCGTCGGCGAGGGACGTGGCCCGGCCTTCGACCTGGCCCGTACGCACGGGCTGGCCGGAGGGTTCTTCGACCTCGGCGTCTCCTCCATGCAGCTGGACCAGGTCGAGCGCGGCTTCGCCTACCGCACGGATGCCCCGCTTGACATGCGGATGAACCCGGAGGACGGCCTGACGGCGGCGGACATCCTCAACACCTACTCCCACGGCGACCTGGCGCGCATCCTCAAGAAATACGGCGACGAACGCTTCGCCGGCAAGATCGCCTCCGCCGTGCTCCGTGAGCGGGAGAAGGAGCCCTTCACCACTTCCGCCCGCCTCGTTGAACTGCTCTACGCGGTCATTCCGGCGGCCACCCGTCGTACCGGCGGTCACCCGGCCAAGCGCACCTTCCAGGCGCTGCGCGTGGAGGTCAACAAGGAACTTGAGGCGGTCGAGAAGGTCATCCCGGCCGTCACCGGTCTGCTGGCCGTCGGCGGACGGGCCGTCTTCATGAGCTACCAGAGCCTGGAGGACAGGATCGTCAAGTCAGCCTTCGCCGACTTGACCGCCTCGAAGACCCCGCCGGGCCTGCCGATGGACCTGCCCGGCACGGCCGCCCGCTTCGCCGTGGTCACCCGCGGCGCGGAAAAGGCCAACGAGCGGGAAATCGAGGAGAATCCCCGGGCCGCGCCGGTGCGGGTCCGGGCCATTGAGCGGGTCCTTCCGGACGACACCACCGTGGAAGCGAGCCAGGCATGA
- the mraZ gene encoding division/cell wall cluster transcriptional repressor MraZ — MFLGTYTPKLDDKGRLTLPAKFRDELAGGLMVTKGQDHSLAVYPREEFVQRARKAAQVSRTNPQARAFIRNLAASADEQRPDGNGRITLSAAHREYAGLTKECVVIGSVDFLEIWDAASWAEYQETTESAYSAGDADDILAGLL; from the coding sequence GTGTTCCTCGGCACCTACACCCCGAAGCTCGACGACAAGGGTCGACTGACACTTCCAGCGAAGTTCAGGGATGAACTGGCCGGAGGGCTCATGGTGACAAAAGGGCAGGACCACTCTTTAGCGGTCTACCCTCGGGAGGAGTTTGTCCAGCGTGCCCGCAAGGCCGCGCAGGTCTCCCGCACCAACCCTCAGGCTCGTGCGTTCATCCGCAACCTGGCGGCCAGCGCCGACGAGCAACGTCCCGACGGCAACGGTCGCATTACGCTGTCTGCCGCTCACCGCGAGTATGCGGGGCTGACGAAGGAGTGTGTGGTCATCGGTTCGGTGGATTTCCTCGAAATCTGGGATGCCGCTTCCTGGGCCGAGTACCAGGAAACCACGGAATCCGCCTATTCGGCGGGAGACGCGGATGACATCCTGGCGGGCCTGCTCTAG
- a CDS encoding DUF3040 domain-containing protein, producing the protein MSLSEQEQQALREIERSLLADDPKFGSSVGHDGPALGGGGFTLRGIAIGVVGLLLLIAGVALAQVSFWFIALSVIGFLVMFGAGIWMLRTPRSGVSAGGLRLGGRQPQSQEGNRSSRIEDNFRRRFEEGQQ; encoded by the coding sequence GTGTCGCTTTCGGAGCAGGAACAGCAGGCACTGCGCGAGATTGAGCGTTCGCTGCTGGCAGACGATCCCAAGTTCGGATCCTCGGTCGGTCACGACGGTCCCGCCCTCGGAGGAGGCGGTTTCACTCTGCGCGGCATCGCCATCGGAGTCGTCGGCCTTCTTCTGCTGATCGCGGGCGTTGCGCTCGCGCAGGTCAGCTTCTGGTTCATCGCCCTCAGCGTGATCGGATTTCTGGTGATGTTCGGGGCGGGCATCTGGATGCTGCGCACGCCCCGGTCCGGGGTCTCCGCGGGCGGTCTTCGCCTGGGTGGGCGGCAGCCGCAGTCGCAGGAGGGCAACCGCTCCTCCCGTATCGAGGACAATTTCCGCCGTCGCTTTGAGGAGGGGCAGCAGTAG
- a CDS encoding SAV_6107 family HEPN domain-containing protein: protein MADIEIISATTRGAAGQAKRDRFLFSARALLDTARGHLTSGDTGLALESAYQAALRTAGARIAASAKIAKRRRLPASAWDKLALVDDDGSVRAAQFANYSTARSRIISGIDPDPDAGFVAEFLRLAEDFLLSAETEAGWHQTAA from the coding sequence ATGGCCGACATCGAGATCATCTCCGCCACCACTCGAGGAGCGGCAGGACAGGCCAAGCGCGACCGCTTTCTCTTCAGCGCCCGGGCTCTGCTTGACACGGCCCGCGGCCACCTGACTTCCGGCGACACCGGGCTGGCGTTGGAATCCGCCTACCAGGCGGCCCTGCGCACCGCCGGCGCCCGGATAGCGGCTTCCGCGAAAATCGCCAAGCGCAGGCGTCTGCCGGCCAGCGCCTGGGACAAGCTCGCCCTCGTCGATGATGACGGTAGCGTCCGGGCGGCCCAGTTCGCGAACTACTCCACGGCACGTTCGCGCATCATTTCCGGAATCGACCCGGATCCGGATGCGGGGTTCGTCGCCGAGTTCCTTCGGCTGGCCGAGGATTTCCTCCTCTCGGCGGAGACGGAGGCCGGCTGGCACCAGACCGCCGCCTGA
- a CDS encoding GNAT family N-acetyltransferase, producing MNVSIRRLSPSEFALLAPRLVDIYISAMGYDPAVHGQRLRAWRHDLIRPGFTGIIATTPNEVIGVAYGFLGTRETWWDRQVRRGVSVASSTNEADELMRDYFEVAEIHVSPAAQGMGIGRKLLTELLWNIPARTALLSTPEVDNEANNAFGLYRSMGFTDVLRHFYFDGDDRRFAVLGRPLPLEFPTAG from the coding sequence GTGAACGTCAGCATTCGCCGCCTCTCCCCCAGTGAGTTCGCTCTCCTCGCCCCGCGCCTGGTCGACATCTACATCAGCGCCATGGGCTACGACCCGGCCGTTCATGGACAGCGGTTGCGGGCCTGGCGCCACGACCTGATTCGCCCCGGTTTCACGGGCATCATCGCCACCACTCCCAACGAGGTGATCGGCGTCGCCTACGGTTTCCTGGGCACCCGCGAGACCTGGTGGGATCGACAGGTCCGCCGGGGAGTCTCAGTGGCGAGCTCCACTAATGAGGCCGACGAGCTGATGCGGGATTATTTCGAGGTCGCCGAGATCCACGTCTCTCCCGCCGCCCAGGGCATGGGCATCGGCAGGAAGCTGCTGACGGAACTGTTGTGGAACATCCCGGCGCGCACTGCGCTCCTGTCCACCCCGGAGGTCGACAATGAGGCCAACAACGCCTTCGGCCTCTACCGCTCCATGGGTTTCACCGACGTCCTGCGCCATTTCTACTTCGACGGCGACGACCGCCGCTTCGCCGTGCTCGGCCGCCCTCTCCCCCTGGAATTCCCGACCGCCGGGTGA
- a CDS encoding polyprenyl synthetase family protein, whose translation MSIPDASTLALDAVPEAVHAVLQEFFTQRRDSVAAIGEPVTEAVGHLESFVLGGGKRIRPVYAWAGFIGAGGLAGTEDPQAVLRAVSSLEFIQACALVHDDIIDSSDTRRGNPTVHRAVEARHGRQGWLGDSSHFGESVAVLVGDLALIWAEDTLQDAGLSAAALSRTREPWRGMRTEVIGGQLLDIYLESSGNENVAQANAVNRYKTAAYTIERPLHLGAAIAGADEHLIQAFRGYGRDIGVAFQLRDDMLDLFGDEAATGKALGGDLVEGKRTVLLAEALTRADKDNPKAAEKLRAGVGAVQSPEEIRELIELIAATGAPEAVEEQISRLTRSGLAHLDAAGVDADVTSTLRDLAVRATARRA comes from the coding sequence GTGAGCATCCCCGATGCCTCCACCCTGGCCCTGGACGCGGTCCCCGAGGCGGTCCACGCCGTGCTCCAGGAGTTTTTCACGCAGCGCCGTGACTCCGTGGCAGCTATCGGTGAGCCGGTCACAGAAGCCGTCGGCCACCTCGAATCCTTCGTGTTGGGCGGCGGCAAGCGCATCCGCCCGGTCTACGCCTGGGCCGGCTTCATCGGAGCCGGCGGCCTGGCGGGCACCGAGGATCCCCAGGCGGTGCTGCGGGCGGTGTCCTCCCTGGAGTTCATCCAGGCCTGCGCACTCGTCCACGACGACATCATCGACTCCTCCGACACCCGTCGCGGCAATCCCACGGTCCACCGCGCCGTAGAGGCCCGGCACGGACGCCAGGGCTGGCTGGGCGATTCCTCCCACTTCGGCGAGTCGGTGGCCGTCCTGGTCGGGGATCTCGCCCTGATCTGGGCGGAGGATACGCTGCAGGACGCCGGGCTGTCCGCGGCGGCACTCTCCCGCACCCGCGAACCGTGGCGGGGCATGCGCACCGAGGTCATCGGTGGCCAGCTCCTCGACATCTACCTGGAGTCCTCGGGCAACGAGAACGTCGCCCAGGCGAACGCCGTCAACCGCTACAAGACGGCGGCCTACACCATCGAGCGCCCGCTGCACCTGGGCGCCGCCATCGCCGGCGCCGACGAGCACCTCATCCAGGCGTTCCGGGGCTACGGCCGCGACATCGGCGTCGCCTTCCAGCTGCGCGACGACATGCTCGATCTTTTCGGTGACGAGGCCGCCACGGGCAAGGCCCTCGGCGGCGATCTCGTGGAGGGCAAGCGCACTGTTCTCCTGGCCGAGGCCCTCACCCGGGCGGACAAAGACAACCCGAAGGCCGCCGAGAAGCTGCGGGCGGGCGTCGGGGCCGTCCAGTCGCCCGAGGAGATAAGGGAACTGATCGAGCTCATCGCCGCCACCGGTGCACCGGAGGCCGTCGAAGAGCAGATCTCGCGGCTGACCCGCTCCGGGCTCGCCCACCTGGACGCGGCGGGCGTCGACGCCGACGTCACCTCCACGCTGCGTGATCTCGCCGTCCGTGCGACCGCACGACGGGCGTAG
- a CDS encoding alpha-(1->6)-mannopyranosyltransferase A: MVDEFFARLPRPLWLGLTGTILISLGSFGAGATRNRGGALEALNLEFLAWGHGGGLSSTVLWVGIVLLLLGWVGLGRDTVVDRAPADPLRSVLRHTLVWLIPLLAAAPILSRDVYSYLMQGAMTRDGFDAYSEGAAVNPGPFLLEVSHDWRNTTTPYGPLHLWLGEGVTTLVGDNVATGIIAYKVVSVLGYLAIAWAVPRIAERLGRDPVLATWLGVTNPVMMLHLVGGMHNESIMVGLVCLGLVACLDRRFILGTVLIAVAVALKATAAIALPFVVWMAMNHYAGKAAPLGRRVLAFLVSGVVGVALTLGTVGLITWVSGSSWGWLAEISGNSKVINPLAGPTLATETVLPFIQLFVPDFDYNVVLGLTRTIGSVLMLAGLVVTWWLFRQDDRRAIQGIVVAYMVAFVFNSVTLPWYYASVIALVGTFHTNRTLTQWATGASLFLAMAFAGSGNHQLYNTNWVIGTAAAAWVFTAWLFPLRNPGIVSPGVGQPTKVTAPSTVRDE, encoded by the coding sequence GTGGTCGACGAGTTCTTCGCCCGCCTGCCACGCCCCCTGTGGCTGGGGCTGACCGGCACGATCCTCATCTCGCTGGGCTCTTTCGGGGCCGGCGCCACCCGTAACCGCGGTGGCGCCCTGGAGGCGCTGAACCTGGAGTTTCTCGCGTGGGGCCACGGCGGCGGACTGTCCTCCACGGTCCTGTGGGTCGGCATCGTGCTGCTGCTCCTGGGCTGGGTGGGCCTGGGCAGGGATACGGTGGTCGACCGGGCCCCCGCGGATCCGCTGCGCTCGGTGCTCAGGCATACGCTCGTGTGGTTGATCCCGCTGCTCGCCGCGGCGCCCATCCTTTCGCGCGACGTGTACTCCTACCTCATGCAGGGGGCGATGACCCGCGACGGTTTCGACGCCTACAGCGAGGGCGCGGCCGTCAACCCCGGGCCGTTCCTGCTCGAGGTCTCCCACGACTGGCGCAACACCACCACTCCTTATGGACCCCTCCACCTGTGGCTGGGCGAGGGGGTGACGACGCTGGTCGGCGACAACGTCGCGACGGGCATCATCGCCTACAAGGTCGTCTCCGTCCTCGGCTACCTGGCGATCGCGTGGGCGGTTCCGCGCATCGCCGAGCGCCTGGGGCGGGATCCCGTGCTGGCGACCTGGCTGGGCGTGACCAACCCGGTGATGATGCTGCACCTGGTCGGCGGCATGCACAACGAGTCGATCATGGTCGGCCTCGTGTGCCTGGGCCTGGTGGCCTGCCTCGACCGCCGCTTCATCCTGGGCACGGTGCTCATCGCGGTCGCTGTGGCCCTCAAAGCCACCGCCGCGATCGCGCTGCCGTTCGTCGTCTGGATGGCGATGAACCACTACGCGGGAAAGGCGGCACCCCTCGGGCGCCGAGTTCTCGCTTTCCTCGTGTCCGGCGTCGTCGGGGTGGCCCTGACCCTGGGAACCGTGGGGCTGATCACCTGGGTATCCGGCTCCTCCTGGGGCTGGCTGGCGGAAATCTCCGGAAACTCGAAGGTCATCAACCCGCTGGCCGGGCCGACGCTGGCCACCGAGACCGTCCTGCCGTTCATCCAGCTGTTTGTCCCGGATTTCGACTACAACGTCGTACTCGGACTGACCCGGACGATCGGCTCGGTGCTCATGCTCGCCGGCCTGGTCGTGACATGGTGGCTGTTCCGCCAGGACGACCGCCGCGCCATCCAGGGCATCGTCGTCGCCTACATGGTCGCGTTCGTCTTCAACTCGGTGACCCTGCCCTGGTACTACGCCTCGGTGATCGCGCTGGTCGGCACGTTCCACACCAACCGGACACTGACCCAGTGGGCGACGGGCGCCTCGTTGTTCCTGGCGATGGCTTTCGCCGGCTCCGGCAACCACCAGCTCTACAACACCAACTGGGTTATCGGCACGGCGGCCGCCGCGTGGGTGTTCACTGCCTGGCTCTTCCCCCTGCGCAACCCCGGCATCGTCTCACCCGGGGTGGGTCAGCCGACGAAGGTTACAGCGCCATCGACTGTGCGCGACGAATGA